From one Mycobacterium colombiense CECT 3035 genomic stretch:
- the pyrR gene encoding bifunctional pyr operon transcriptional regulator/uracil phosphoribosyltransferase PyrR, translated as MGAAGDTGWSGFRGSDSRELMSAADVGRTISRIAHQIIEKTALDGPDAPRVVLLGIPTRGVILANRLATNIGEFSGVDVGHGALDITLYRDDLMQKPPRPLEATSIPAGGIDDALVILVDDVLYSGRSVRSALDALRDVGRPRVVQLAVLVDRGHRELPLRADYVGKNVPTSRGESVHVLLRENDGNDGVVISR; from the coding sequence ATGGGTGCTGCGGGCGACACCGGCTGGTCCGGTTTCAGGGGCAGCGATTCCCGGGAGTTGATGTCGGCGGCCGACGTGGGCCGCACCATTTCCCGCATTGCGCATCAGATCATCGAAAAGACCGCGCTGGACGGTCCCGACGCGCCACGGGTGGTGCTGCTGGGCATCCCGACCCGCGGTGTGATCCTCGCCAACCGGCTCGCCACCAACATCGGTGAATTCAGCGGCGTCGACGTCGGCCACGGGGCCCTGGACATCACGCTGTACCGCGACGATCTGATGCAGAAGCCACCGCGGCCGCTGGAAGCCACCTCGATTCCGGCCGGCGGCATCGACGACGCTCTGGTGATCCTGGTCGACGACGTCTTGTACTCCGGCCGCTCGGTCCGTTCCGCGCTGGACGCGCTGCGCGACGTGGGCCGGCCGCGGGTGGTGCAGCTGGCGGTGCTGGTCGACCGCGGCCACCGCGAACTGCCGCTGCGCGCCGACTATGTGGGCAAGAACGTCCCCACCTCGCGCGGCGAGAGCGTGCACGTGCTGCTGCGCGAGAACGACGGCAACGACGGGGTGGTGATCTCACGATGA
- a CDS encoding aspartate carbamoyltransferase catalytic subunit produces the protein MTRHLLAAGDLSRDDATAILDDADRFAEALVGREIKKLPTLRGRTIVTMFYENSTRTRVSFEVAGKWMSADVINVSASGSSVGKGESLRDTAFTLRAAGADALIIRHPASGAAHLLAEWTAANDVAAQGGPSVINAGDGTHEHPTQALLDALTIRQRLGGIEGRRIVIVGDILHSRVARSNVMLLGTLGAEVVLVAPPTLLPVGVEGWPVTVSNDFDAELPAADAVLMLRVQAERMNGGFFPSVREYSSLYGLSDRRQAMLPGHAVVLHPGPMLRGMEIASSVADSSQSAVLQQVSNGVHVRMAVLFHVLVGTELAGEEGAA, from the coding sequence ATGACGCGTCATCTGCTGGCGGCCGGCGACCTAAGCCGCGATGACGCCACGGCCATCCTCGATGACGCCGACCGGTTCGCGGAGGCGCTGGTGGGACGCGAGATCAAGAAGCTGCCGACGCTGCGCGGCCGCACCATCGTCACGATGTTCTACGAGAACTCGACCCGGACGCGGGTGTCGTTCGAGGTGGCCGGCAAGTGGATGAGCGCCGACGTGATCAACGTCAGCGCGTCCGGATCGTCGGTGGGCAAGGGGGAGTCGCTGCGCGACACCGCGTTCACGTTGCGCGCCGCCGGCGCCGACGCGCTGATCATCCGGCACCCGGCCTCCGGGGCCGCGCACCTGCTCGCCGAATGGACCGCGGCGAACGACGTGGCCGCCCAGGGCGGGCCGTCGGTGATCAACGCCGGCGACGGCACCCACGAGCACCCGACCCAGGCGCTGCTGGACGCGCTGACCATTCGCCAGCGGCTGGGCGGCATCGAGGGCCGTCGCATCGTGATCGTCGGCGACATCCTGCACAGCCGGGTCGCGCGCTCCAACGTGATGCTGCTGGGAACCCTGGGCGCCGAAGTGGTTCTGGTCGCGCCGCCGACGCTGCTGCCGGTCGGGGTCGAGGGCTGGCCGGTGACGGTGTCGAACGACTTCGACGCCGAGTTGCCCGCCGCCGACGCGGTGCTGATGTTGCGGGTGCAGGCCGAGCGGATGAACGGCGGGTTCTTCCCCTCGGTGCGCGAATACTCCTCGCTGTACGGGCTTTCCGATCGCCGCCAGGCGATGCTGCCCGGCCACGCCGTGGTGCTGCACCCGGGGCCGATGCTGCGCGGCATGGAGATCGCCTCGTCGGTGGCCGATTCGTCGCAATCGGCCGTGCTGCAACAGGTTTCCAACGGTGTCCACGTGCGGATGGCGGTGCTGTTCCACGTGCTGGTGGGCACCGAACTGGCCGGAGAAGAGGGTGCGGCGTGA
- a CDS encoding dihydroorotase, with translation MSVLIRGVRLYGEGDRVDVLVDDGQIADIGPRLEVPDTADVIDATDHVLLPGLVDLHTHLREPGREYAEDIETGSAAAALGGYTAVFAMANTNPVADSPVVTDHVWHRGQQVGLVDVHPVGAVTVGLAGKELTEMGMMAAGAAQVRMFSDDGICVHDPLVMRRALEYATGLGVLIAQHAEEPRLTVGAVAHEGPTAARLGLAGWPRAAEESIVARDALLARDAGARVHVCHASTAGTVEIVKWAKGQGISITAEVTPHHLMLDDSRLASYDGQNRVNPPLREAADAVALRQALADGVIDCVATDHAPHAEHEKCVEFSAARPGMLGLQTALSIVVQTMVTPGLLTWRDVARVMSENPARIVGLPDHGRPLEVGEPANLTVVDPTASWTVAGSDLASRSANTPYEAMTLPATVTATLLRGKVTARDGKSPA, from the coding sequence GTGAGCGTGCTGATCCGCGGCGTGCGTCTTTACGGCGAGGGCGACAGGGTCGACGTGCTGGTCGATGACGGCCAGATCGCCGACATCGGCCCACGCCTGGAGGTTCCCGACACCGCCGACGTGATCGACGCGACCGATCATGTCCTGCTGCCCGGCCTGGTCGACCTGCACACCCATCTGCGCGAGCCCGGGCGCGAATACGCCGAGGACATCGAAACCGGCTCGGCCGCAGCGGCTTTGGGCGGCTACACCGCGGTGTTCGCGATGGCCAACACCAATCCGGTCGCCGACAGCCCGGTGGTCACCGACCACGTCTGGCACCGAGGCCAGCAGGTGGGCCTGGTCGACGTGCACCCGGTGGGCGCGGTCACCGTCGGGCTCGCCGGCAAAGAGCTCACCGAGATGGGCATGATGGCGGCCGGTGCCGCGCAGGTGCGGATGTTCTCCGACGACGGCATCTGCGTGCACGACCCGCTGGTGATGCGCCGCGCCCTGGAATACGCCACCGGGCTGGGCGTGCTCATCGCCCAGCACGCCGAGGAGCCGCGGCTCACCGTCGGCGCCGTCGCCCACGAGGGGCCCACCGCGGCCCGGCTCGGTCTGGCGGGATGGCCCCGGGCCGCCGAGGAGTCGATCGTGGCCCGCGACGCGCTGCTGGCCCGCGACGCCGGCGCCCGGGTGCACGTCTGCCACGCCTCCACGGCGGGCACCGTCGAGATCGTGAAATGGGCTAAGGGGCAAGGGATCTCGATCACCGCCGAGGTCACCCCGCACCACCTGATGCTCGACGACAGCAGGCTGGCCAGTTACGACGGGCAAAACCGCGTGAACCCGCCGCTGCGCGAAGCGGCCGACGCGGTGGCGCTGCGCCAGGCGCTGGCCGACGGCGTCATCGACTGTGTGGCCACCGATCACGCCCCGCACGCCGAGCACGAGAAGTGCGTGGAGTTCTCCGCGGCGCGCCCGGGCATGCTGGGTCTGCAGACGGCGCTGTCGATCGTGGTGCAGACGATGGTCACCCCCGGCCTGTTGACCTGGCGGGACGTCGCCCGGGTGATGAGCGAAAACCCCGCCCGGATCGTGGGCCTGCCCGATCACGGCCGTCCGCTGGAGGTGGGGGAGCCGGCCAATCTCACGGTGGTGGATCCCACGGCCTCGTGGACCGTCGCCGGATCCGACCTGGCCAGCCGGTCCGCCAACACGCCCTACGAGGCGATGACCCTGCCCGCCACCGTGACCGCCACGTTGCTGCGCGGCAAGGTCACCGCCCGAGACGGGAAGTCGCCGGCATGA
- a CDS encoding PH-like domain-containing protein: protein MNSGTLVGSLIFAAAMVVVITVVIQLMMRSWHRRSQRQAELIGELPEIPDQVGAATITTRGHYCGSMMAPGWAERIAAGDLGYRSKAVLTRYAGGIMVERVRAHPIWIPRDSIKQIRMERRMTGRIGILAIRWRLPSGVEIDTGFRANDRGEYDRWLESQHEEERRS, encoded by the coding sequence ATGAATTCGGGCACGCTGGTGGGATCGCTGATCTTCGCCGCCGCGATGGTGGTGGTGATCACGGTGGTGATCCAGCTGATGATGCGATCCTGGCACCGTCGCTCGCAGCGGCAGGCGGAGCTGATCGGGGAGTTGCCCGAGATCCCGGACCAGGTGGGGGCGGCGACCATCACCACCCGCGGCCACTACTGCGGCTCCATGATGGCGCCGGGCTGGGCCGAGCGGATCGCGGCCGGCGATCTGGGTTACCGCAGCAAGGCGGTGCTGACCCGCTATGCCGGGGGCATCATGGTGGAACGCGTCCGGGCCCATCCGATTTGGATTCCCCGGGACTCGATCAAGCAGATCCGTATGGAACGCAGGATGACCGGCCGGATCGGGATCCTGGCGATCCGCTGGCGGCTGCCGTCGGGCGTCGAGATCGACACCGGCTTCAGGGCCAACGACCGTGGCGAATACGACCGGTGGCTGGAATCGCAGCATGAGGAGGAGCGGCGCTCGTGA
- the carA gene encoding glutamine-hydrolyzing carbamoyl-phosphate synthase small subunit: MTKAQLVLEDGRVFTGRPFGKVGQTLGEAVFSTGMSGYQETLTDPSYHRQIVVATAPQIGNTGWNGEDAESRGDKIWVAGYAVRDPSPRPSNWRSTGTLEDELVRQHVVGIAGIDTRAVVRHLRTRGSMKAGVFSGDSLADADELLARVRGQRSMLGADLAGEVSTPDTYIVEPEGSPRFTVAALDLGIKTNTPRNFARRGVRTHVLASSATYQQIADLKPDGVFLSNGPGDPATADHIVAVTREVLGAGIPLFGICFGNQILGRALGLSTYKMVFGHRGINIPVIDHATGRVAVTAQNHGFALEGEAGQTFDTPFGQAVVSHTCANDGVVEGVKLTDGQAFSVQYHPEAAAGPHDAEYLFDQFIELMAGEGR; the protein is encoded by the coding sequence GTGACTAAGGCGCAGTTGGTACTCGAGGACGGGCGCGTCTTCACCGGCAGGCCGTTCGGCAAGGTCGGCCAAACATTGGGCGAGGCAGTGTTTTCCACCGGCATGTCCGGCTACCAGGAGACGCTGACCGATCCGAGCTACCACCGCCAGATCGTGGTGGCCACCGCCCCGCAGATCGGCAACACCGGTTGGAACGGCGAGGACGCCGAGAGCCGCGGCGACAAGATCTGGGTGGCCGGCTACGCGGTGCGCGATCCGTCGCCGCGCCCGTCCAACTGGCGGTCCACCGGCACCCTGGAGGACGAACTGGTCCGCCAGCACGTCGTCGGGATCGCCGGCATCGACACCCGCGCGGTGGTCCGGCATCTGCGCACCCGCGGCTCGATGAAGGCCGGGGTGTTCTCCGGTGACTCGCTCGCCGATGCGGACGAACTGCTGGCACGGGTGCGCGGGCAGCGGTCGATGCTGGGGGCCGACCTGGCCGGCGAGGTCAGCACGCCGGACACCTACATCGTGGAACCCGAAGGCTCACCGCGGTTTACGGTGGCCGCGCTGGACCTCGGCATCAAAACCAACACGCCGCGCAACTTCGCCCGCCGCGGCGTCCGCACCCACGTGCTGGCCTCGTCGGCGACCTACCAGCAGATCGCCGACCTCAAGCCCGACGGCGTCTTCCTGTCCAACGGCCCCGGCGACCCCGCCACCGCCGACCACATCGTCGCGGTCACCCGCGAGGTGCTGGGCGCCGGAATCCCGTTGTTCGGCATCTGTTTCGGCAATCAGATCCTGGGCCGGGCGCTGGGACTGTCCACCTACAAGATGGTGTTCGGCCACCGCGGCATCAACATCCCGGTGATCGACCACGCCACCGGGCGGGTGGCCGTCACCGCCCAGAACCACGGCTTCGCGCTCGAGGGTGAGGCCGGCCAGACGTTCGACACGCCGTTCGGCCAGGCCGTCGTCAGCCACACCTGCGCCAACGACGGAGTGGTCGAAGGCGTCAAACTCACCGACGGGCAAGCCTTCTCGGTGCAGTACCACCCGGAGGCCGCGGCCGGACCGCACGATGCGGAGTATTTGTTCGACCAATTCATCGAGCTGATGGCAGGGGAGGGCCGCTAG
- the carB gene encoding carbamoyl-phosphate synthase large subunit encodes MPRRTDLNHVLVIGSGPIVIGQACEFDYSGTQACRVLRAEGLQVSLVNSNPATIMTDPEYADHTYVEPITAAFVEKVIAQQAERGNKIDALLATLGGQTALNTAVALYENGALERHGVELIGADFDAIQRGEDRQMFKDIVAKVGGESARSRVCFTMDEVRETVEELGLPVVVRPSFTMGGLGSGMARSVEEVDRMAGAGLAESPSANVLIEESIYGWKEFELELMRDGNDNVVVVCSIENFDPMGVHTGDSVTVAPAMTLTDREYQRMRDLGIAILREVGVDTGGCNIQFAINPVDGRLIVIEMNPRVSRSSALASKATGFPIAKIAAKLAIGYTLDEIVNDITKETPACFEPTLDYVVVKAPRFAFEKFPGADPTLTTTMKSVGEAMSLGRNFIEALGKVMRSLETTRAGFWTKPDPEGDVAEVLTRLRTPTEGRLYDIELALRLGASVEQVAEASGVDPWFVAQIGELIELRAELIAAPVLDADLLRRGKHSGLSDRQIAALRPELAGENGVRSLRERLGVHPVYKTVDTCAAEFEAKTPYHYSSYELDPAAETEVAPQTQRPKVLILGSGPNRIGQGIEFDYSCVHAATTLSQAGFETVMVNCNPETVSTDYDTADRLYFEPLTFEDVLEVFRAEQQSAGDGPGVAGVIVQLGGQTPLGLAQRLADAGVPIVGTPPEAIDLAEDRGAFGDVLTAAGLPAPKYGTATTFAQAQRIAEDIGYPVLVRPSYVLGGRGMEIVYDEETLRGYITRATELSPEHPVLVDRFLEDAVEIDVDALCDGTEVYIGGIMEHIEEAGIHSGDSACALPPVTLGRSDIEKVRRATEAIAHGIGVVGLLNVQYALKDDVLYVLEANPRASRTVPFVSKATAIPLAKACARVMLGASISELREEGMLEASGDGAHAAQNAPIAVKEAVLPFHRFRRADGAAIDSLLGPEMKSTGEVMGIDRDFGSAFAKSQTAAYGSLPAQGTIFVSVANRDKRSLVFPVKRLADLGFRVLATEGTAEMLRRNGIPCDEVRKHFEDPQPGRPAQSAVDAIKAGEVDMVINTPYGNSGPRIDGYEIRSAAVSVNIPCVTTVQGASAAVQGIEAGIRGDIGVRSLQELHSQMSDKGAR; translated from the coding sequence GTGCCACGTCGCACCGACCTCAACCACGTGTTGGTGATCGGCTCGGGGCCGATCGTCATCGGTCAGGCCTGCGAGTTCGACTACTCGGGAACCCAGGCCTGCCGGGTGCTGCGCGCGGAGGGGCTCCAGGTCAGCCTGGTCAACTCCAACCCGGCCACCATCATGACCGACCCGGAGTACGCCGACCACACCTACGTCGAGCCGATCACGGCGGCGTTCGTGGAGAAGGTGATCGCTCAGCAGGCCGAGCGCGGCAACAAGATCGACGCGCTGCTGGCCACCCTGGGCGGGCAGACCGCGCTGAACACCGCCGTCGCGCTGTACGAGAACGGGGCGCTGGAGCGGCACGGCGTCGAGCTCATCGGCGCCGACTTCGACGCCATCCAGCGCGGCGAGGACCGGCAGATGTTCAAGGACATCGTCGCGAAGGTCGGCGGTGAATCCGCCCGCAGCCGAGTGTGTTTCACCATGGACGAGGTCCGCGAGACGGTCGAGGAGCTCGGCCTGCCGGTCGTGGTGCGGCCCAGCTTCACCATGGGCGGCCTGGGTTCGGGGATGGCGCGGTCCGTCGAGGAGGTCGACCGGATGGCCGGCGCCGGGCTGGCCGAAAGCCCCAGCGCCAACGTGCTGATCGAGGAATCGATCTACGGCTGGAAGGAATTCGAGCTCGAGTTGATGCGCGACGGCAACGACAACGTCGTCGTGGTGTGCTCGATCGAGAACTTCGACCCGATGGGCGTGCACACCGGTGACTCCGTCACCGTCGCGCCGGCGATGACGCTGACCGACCGGGAATACCAGCGGATGCGCGACCTGGGCATCGCGATCCTGCGCGAGGTCGGGGTGGACACCGGCGGCTGCAACATCCAGTTCGCGATCAACCCCGTCGACGGCCGGCTGATCGTCATCGAGATGAACCCCCGGGTGTCGCGGTCCAGCGCGCTGGCGTCCAAGGCGACCGGTTTCCCCATCGCCAAGATCGCCGCCAAGCTGGCCATCGGGTACACGCTCGACGAGATCGTCAACGACATCACCAAGGAAACGCCGGCCTGCTTCGAGCCCACCCTGGATTACGTGGTGGTCAAGGCGCCGCGCTTCGCGTTCGAGAAGTTCCCGGGCGCCGACCCCACGCTGACCACCACCATGAAATCCGTCGGCGAGGCAATGTCGTTGGGCCGCAACTTCATCGAGGCGCTCGGCAAGGTGATGCGCTCGCTGGAGACAACCCGCGCCGGTTTCTGGACCAAGCCCGACCCCGAGGGCGACGTTGCCGAGGTGCTGACCCGGCTGCGGACGCCGACCGAGGGCCGGCTCTACGACATCGAGCTGGCGCTGCGGCTGGGCGCCTCGGTGGAGCAGGTGGCCGAGGCCAGCGGCGTGGATCCCTGGTTCGTCGCGCAGATCGGCGAGCTGATCGAGCTGCGCGCGGAGCTGATCGCCGCCCCGGTGCTCGACGCCGACCTGCTGCGTCGCGGCAAGCACAGCGGGCTCTCGGATCGCCAGATCGCCGCGCTGCGGCCCGAATTGGCCGGCGAGAACGGGGTTCGGTCGCTGCGCGAGCGGCTGGGTGTGCACCCGGTGTACAAGACCGTCGACACCTGCGCGGCGGAGTTCGAGGCCAAGACGCCGTACCACTACAGCAGCTACGAGCTGGATCCCGCGGCCGAGACCGAGGTGGCGCCGCAGACGCAGCGGCCCAAGGTGTTGATCCTGGGGTCGGGGCCCAACCGTATCGGCCAGGGCATCGAATTCGATTACAGCTGCGTGCATGCCGCAACGACGTTGTCGCAGGCCGGTTTCGAGACCGTGATGGTCAACTGCAACCCGGAGACGGTGTCCACCGACTACGACACCGCGGACCGGCTGTACTTCGAACCGCTAACCTTCGAGGACGTCCTCGAGGTGTTCCGCGCCGAGCAGCAGTCCGCGGGTGACGGCCCGGGTGTGGCCGGGGTGATCGTGCAACTGGGCGGCCAGACCCCGCTCGGGCTGGCGCAGCGCCTGGCCGACGCGGGCGTGCCGATCGTCGGCACCCCGCCGGAGGCCATCGACCTGGCCGAGGACCGCGGCGCCTTCGGCGACGTGCTCACCGCGGCCGGCCTGCCGGCGCCGAAATACGGCACCGCAACCACTTTCGCCCAGGCCCAGCGGATCGCCGAGGACATCGGCTACCCGGTGCTGGTGCGGCCGTCCTATGTGCTGGGCGGCCGGGGCATGGAGATCGTCTACGACGAGGAGACGCTGCGGGGCTACATCACCCGCGCCACCGAGCTCTCACCGGAGCACCCGGTGCTCGTCGACCGCTTCCTCGAGGACGCGGTGGAGATCGACGTGGACGCGCTGTGCGACGGCACCGAGGTCTACATCGGCGGCATCATGGAGCACATCGAGGAGGCCGGCATCCACTCCGGCGACTCGGCGTGCGCGCTGCCGCCGGTGACGCTGGGCCGCAGCGACATCGAGAAGGTGCGCCGCGCGACCGAGGCCATCGCGCACGGCATCGGCGTGGTGGGCCTGCTCAACGTGCAGTACGCGCTCAAGGACGACGTGCTCTACGTCCTGGAGGCCAACCCGCGCGCCAGCCGCACGGTGCCGTTCGTGTCCAAGGCCACCGCGATCCCGCTCGCGAAGGCGTGCGCCCGGGTCATGTTGGGCGCCAGCATCTCTGAGCTTCGCGAGGAGGGCATGCTGGAGGCGTCCGGCGACGGCGCCCATGCCGCGCAGAACGCCCCGATCGCGGTCAAGGAGGCCGTGCTGCCCTTCCACCGCTTCCGCCGCGCCGACGGCGCCGCCATCGACTCGCTGCTGGGCCCGGAGATGAAGTCCACCGGCGAGGTGATGGGCATCGACCGCGACTTCGGCAGCGCCTTCGCCAAGAGCCAGACCGCCGCCTACGGGTCGCTGCCCGCGCAGGGCACCATCTTCGTGTCGGTGGCCAACCGGGACAAGCGCTCGCTGGTGTTTCCCGTCAAGCGGCTGGCCGACCTGGGCTTCCGCGTCCTCGCCACCGAGGGCACCGCGGAGATGTTGCGCCGCAACGGGATTCCCTGTGACGAGGTGCGCAAGCACTTCGAGGACCCGCAGCCGGGCCGGCCGGCGCAGTCGGCGGTGGACGCGATCAAGGCCGGGGAGGTCGACATGGTGATCAACACGCCCTACGGCAACTCCGGCCCGCGCATCGACGGCTACGAAATCCGTTCGGCCGCAGTGTCGGTCAACATCCCCTGTGTCACCACGGTGCAGGGCGCCTCGGCCGCCGTCCAGGGCATCGAGGCGGGCATCCGCGGCGATATCGGCGTGCGCAGCCTGCAGGAACTGCACAGCCAGATGTCGGACAAGGGCGCGCGGTGA
- the pyrF gene encoding orotidine-5'-phosphate decarboxylase produces the protein MTGFGVRLAEAKAERGPLCVGIDPHPELLRAWDLPTTADGLAAFCDICIEAFSGFAVVKPQVAFFEAYGAAGFAVLERTIAALRSAGVLVLADAKRGDIGTTMAAYAAAWAGDSPLAADAVTATPYLGFGSLRPLLEAAAAHDRGVFVLAATSNPEGATVQRAAFDGRTVAQLVVDQAAVVNRSATPSGPGYVGVVVGATVLQAPDLSALGGPVLVPGLGVQGGRPEALAGLGGAKSGQLLPAVAREVLRAGPGVAELRAAADRMLDAVSYLAV, from the coding sequence GTGACCGGGTTCGGCGTCCGGCTGGCGGAGGCGAAGGCGGAACGCGGGCCGCTGTGTGTGGGCATCGACCCGCACCCCGAGCTGCTGCGCGCCTGGGACCTGCCCACGACGGCCGACGGCCTGGCCGCGTTCTGCGACATCTGCATCGAGGCGTTTTCCGGATTCGCCGTCGTCAAACCGCAGGTCGCGTTCTTCGAGGCGTACGGCGCCGCGGGTTTCGCCGTGCTGGAACGCACCATCGCGGCGCTGCGATCCGCCGGCGTGCTGGTGCTGGCCGACGCCAAGCGCGGCGACATCGGCACGACGATGGCGGCCTACGCCGCCGCCTGGGCGGGCGATTCGCCGCTGGCCGCCGACGCCGTGACGGCCACCCCGTACCTGGGCTTCGGCTCGCTGCGGCCGCTGCTGGAGGCCGCCGCGGCGCACGACCGCGGGGTGTTCGTCCTGGCGGCGACGTCCAACCCCGAGGGCGCCACCGTGCAGCGTGCCGCCTTCGACGGCCGCACCGTGGCCCAGCTGGTCGTCGATCAGGCGGCGGTGGTGAATCGCTCCGCGACCCCGTCCGGGCCCGGATATGTCGGCGTGGTGGTGGGCGCGACGGTGTTGCAGGCGCCCGACCTGAGCGCGCTGGGCGGTCCGGTCCTGGTGCCGGGGCTCGGCGTGCAGGGTGGGCGCCCGGAGGCGCTCGCCGGGCTGGGCGGGGCGAAATCCGGCCAGCTGCTGCCCGCGGTGGCCCGCGAGGTGTTGCGGGCCGGGCCGGGCGTGGCCGAGCTGCGCGCGGCGGCCGACCGCATGCTGGACGCGGTCTCCTACCTGGCGGTGTGA
- a CDS encoding TOBE domain-containing protein translates to MSNLRIRQAAELLGVSDDTVRRWINQGTLAVSHDAAGRKVIASEDLAHFSRTNAPAPPADPLSIGSSARNRFVGLVTSVVSDKVMTQVEMQCGPFTVVSLMSTEAAEELQLRPGSVAVAVVKATTVIVETARPSTAVASD, encoded by the coding sequence GTGTCCAACCTGCGAATTCGCCAGGCAGCTGAGCTGCTTGGCGTCAGCGACGACACCGTGCGGCGCTGGATCAACCAGGGCACACTCGCGGTCAGTCACGACGCCGCCGGCCGCAAGGTGATCGCGAGCGAGGACCTCGCCCACTTCTCCCGCACCAATGCGCCCGCCCCGCCAGCGGACCCGCTCAGCATCGGCAGCTCGGCCCGCAACCGGTTCGTCGGGCTGGTCACCTCCGTGGTCAGCGACAAGGTGATGACCCAGGTCGAGATGCAGTGCGGCCCTTTCACGGTGGTGTCGCTGATGAGCACCGAGGCCGCCGAGGAACTGCAGCTGCGTCCCGGCAGCGTCGCGGTGGCCGTCGTCAAGGCCACCACCGTCATCGTTGAAACCGCGCGGCCCAGCACCGCGGTCGCGTCGGACTAA
- the mihF gene encoding integration host factor, actinobacterial type has product MALPQLTDEQRAAALEKAAAARRARAELKDRLKRGGTNLTQVLKDAETDEVLGKMKVSALLEALPKVGKVKAQEIMTELEIAPTRRLRGLGDRQRKALLEKFGS; this is encoded by the coding sequence GTGGCCCTTCCCCAGTTGACCGACGAGCAGCGCGCGGCCGCGTTGGAGAAGGCGGCTGCCGCACGTCGAGCGCGAGCAGAGCTCAAGGACCGCCTGAAGCGTGGCGGCACCAACCTGACCCAGGTCCTCAAGGACGCCGAGACCGACGAAGTCCTGGGCAAGATGAAGGTTTCCGCGCTTCTCGAGGCGTTGCCCAAGGTGGGCAAGGTCAAGGCGCAGGAGATCATGACTGAGCTGGAGATCGCCCCCACCCGCCGTCTGCGCGGTCTTGGCGATCGTCAGCGCAAGGCCCTGCTGGAAAAGTTCGGCTCCTAA
- the gmk gene encoding guanylate kinase, with product MSAGGGPDVQHGTRPEPSGNGRVVVLSGPSAVGKSTVVRCLRERVPDLHFSVSATTRAPRPGEVDGVDYHFVTPARFQQLIDEGALLEWAEIHSGLHRSGTLAEPVRAATARGFPVLIEVDLAGARAVKKAMPEALAVFLAPPSWEDLRARLVGRGTETPEVMQRRLETARIEMAAQNDFDRVVVNSELESACSELVSLLVGTAPGRHDPSGQTRSRTTSQQD from the coding sequence GTGAGCGCCGGCGGGGGACCGGACGTCCAGCACGGGACACGTCCTGAACCATCAGGTAACGGACGTGTGGTCGTGCTGTCCGGTCCCTCCGCGGTCGGCAAGTCGACGGTGGTCCGATGCCTGCGAGAGCGGGTCCCGGACCTGCATTTCAGCGTCTCGGCCACGACGCGGGCGCCGCGGCCCGGGGAGGTCGACGGCGTCGATTACCACTTCGTCACCCCGGCCCGCTTCCAGCAGCTCATCGACGAGGGCGCGCTGCTGGAGTGGGCCGAAATCCACTCGGGGCTGCACCGGTCCGGCACCCTGGCCGAGCCGGTCCGGGCCGCCACCGCCCGCGGATTCCCGGTGCTGATCGAGGTAGACCTGGCCGGGGCCCGGGCCGTCAAGAAGGCGATGCCCGAGGCCCTCGCGGTCTTTTTGGCGCCGCCCAGCTGGGAAGACCTCAGGGCCAGGCTCGTCGGCCGCGGCACCGAAACGCCGGAGGTCATGCAGCGACGCCTGGAGACGGCCCGCATCGAAATGGCGGCCCAAAACGACTTCGACCGGGTGGTCGTGAACAGTGAATTGGAGTCAGCGTGCTCCGAATTGGTATCCTTGCTGGTGGGAACTGCGCCGGGCCGGCATGACCCGTCTGGCCAGACCAGAAGCCGAACCACATCCCAGCAAGATTGA
- the rpoZ gene encoding DNA-directed RNA polymerase subunit omega → MSIPQSDAALAAVPDRFDPSAGGPGAYDTPLGITNPPIDELLDRVSSKYALVIYAAKRARQINDYYNQLGEGILEYVGPLVEPGLQEKPLSIAMREIHGDLLEHTEGE, encoded by the coding sequence GTGAGTATCCCGCAGTCCGATGCGGCATTGGCCGCCGTCCCCGACCGGTTCGATCCGTCCGCCGGGGGACCGGGCGCCTACGACACCCCGCTGGGCATCACCAACCCGCCCATCGACGAGCTGCTGGACCGCGTCTCGAGCAAGTACGCCCTGGTGATCTACGCCGCCAAGCGGGCCCGCCAGATCAACGACTACTACAACCAGCTCGGTGAGGGCATCCTCGAATACGTCGGTCCGCTGGTCGAGCCGGGGCTGCAGGAAAAGCCGCTTTCCATCGCGATGCGCGAGATTCACGGCGACCTGCTCGAGCACACCGAGGGCGAATAA